Proteins found in one Oryza glaberrima chromosome 4, OglaRS2, whole genome shotgun sequence genomic segment:
- the LOC127770833 gene encoding G-type lectin S-receptor-like serine/threonine-protein kinase At2g19130, whose amino-acid sequence MALLIYVVLLFSLCISANAAMTDTISVGNALGRKDKLVSKNGRYALGFFETERVEVSQKSSKWYLGIWFNQVPKITPAWVANRDNPINDPTSLELTIFHDGNLVILNRSAKTIIWSSQANITNNNTSAMLLSSGNLILTNPSNSSEVFWQSFDYPTDTLFPGAKLGWDKVTGLNRRIISKKNSKDLAAGVYCKELDPSGVDQSLLTPLNSFTPYWSSGPWNGDYFAAVPEMASHTVFNSTFVHNDQERYFTYTLVDERTVSRHIVDVGGQAKTFLWYEDLQDWVMNYAQPKSQCDVYAVCGPYTICIDNELPNCNCIKGFTITSHEDWELEDRTGGCSRNTPIDCTNNKNTTHSSDKFYSMTCVKLPQNEQNIGSVKSSSECAQVCLNNCSCTAYSFSNGGCSIWHNELLNIRKSQCSDSSNTDGEALHIRLAAEELYSKKANKRVMVIGAVISASFVLLGLLPLILLLLRRRSKTKFFGDTLKDSQFCNGIIAFGYIDLQRATKNFSEKLGGGSFGSVFKGSLSDSTTIAVKRLDHACQGEKQFRSEVSSIGIIQHINLVKLIGFCCEAGKRLLVYEHMANRSLDLQLFQSKTTITWNIRYQIAIGIARGLAYLHENCQDCIIHCDIKPENILLDASFIPKIADFGMAKLLGRDFSRVLTTVRGTVGYLAPEWISGVPITTKVDVYSYGMVLLEIISGKRNARTSCSCGGDHDVYFPVLVARKLLDGDMGGLVDYRLDDEIDIKEAEIACKVACWCIQDNEFNRPTMGGVVQILEGLVEINMPPMPRLLEAIAAGSSNPTCSSASFVSNISVQQSF is encoded by the coding sequence ATGGCTCTCCTCATTTATGTAGTGCTCCTGTTCTCCCTATGCATCTCAGCAAATGCTGCCATGACGGACACCATCTCAGTGGGCAACGCATTGGGTAGAAAGGACAAGCTCGTCTCGAAAAATGGCAGGTATGCACTTGGCTTCTTTGAGACAGAAAGAGTAGAAGTATCCCAGAAAAGTAGCAAGTGGTACTTAGGAATTTGGTTCAATCAGGTTCCGAAGATAACTCCTGCTTGGGTTGCAAATAGGGATAATCCAATCAATGATCCCACCTCATTAGAGCTAACAATCTTCCATGATGGAAATCTTGTCATCTTAAATCGGTCAGCCAAGACCATCATTTGGTCTAGTCAAGCTAATATCACTAACAATAACACCAGTGCTATGCTCTTGAGTAGTGGAAATCTCATCCTAACAAACCCCTCAAACTCTTCAGAAGTTTTCTGGCAGAGCTTTGACTACCCCACTGATACACTTTTTCCCGGGGCCAAGCTTGGATGGGACAAGGTTACCGGCCTAAACCGTCGTATTATCTCAAAGAAGAACTCAAAGGACCTAGCTGCTGGTGTATATTGTAAAGAGTTAGACCCTAGTGGTGTTGATCAGTCCTTGCTTACACCATTGAATTCCTTCACACCGTATTGGTCTAGTGGCCCATGGAATGGGGATTACTTTGCTGCGGTCCCAGAGATGGCAAGCCATACTGTTTTTAATTCAACATTTGTTCACAATGACCAAGAGAGGTACTTTACATATACTTTGGTAGATGAAAGGACTGTTAGTCGTCATATAGTGGACGTTGGAGGTCAAGCCAAGACGTTCCTTTGGTATGAGGACTTGCAAGATTGGGTAATGAACTATGCCCAACCTAAATCTCAATGTGATGTCTATGCAGTTTGTGGGCCTTACACAATTTGCATCGATAACGAGCTTCCAAATTGCAATTGTATAAAGGGCTTCACAATAACATCACATGAGGATTGGGAACTAGAAGATCGTACGGGTGGATGCTCAAGAAATACTCCGATAGACTGCACCAACAATAAAAACACAACTCATTCTTCAGATAAGTTCTATTCTATGACATGCGTTAAACTGCCCCAGAACGAACAGAACATAGGAAGTGTTAAAAGTTCAAGTGAGTGTGCGCAGGTTTGcttgaataattgctcttgcaCTGCTTATTCCTTCAGCAATGGTGGATGCTCTATTTGGCACAACGAATTGCTTAACATAAGAAAAAGTCAATGTAGTGACAGTAGCAATACAGATGGAGAAGCCCTTCACATACGTCTTGCCGCAGAAGAATTGTATAGTAAAAAAGCCAATAAAAGAGTAATGGTTATTGGAGCGGTTATTTCTGCAAGTTTTGTTTTATTAGGTTTGCTACCATTGATCCTGTTATTGCTGAGACGGAGGAGTAAAACAAAGTTCTTTGGTGACACTTTGAAAGATTCTCAGTTTTGCAATGGGATTATTGCATTTGGATACATTGATTTGCAACGCGCAACTAAAAATTTCTCAGAGAAGCTCGGGGGAGGTAGCTTTGGTTCTGTATTCAAGGGGTCTCTAAGTGATTCCACAACTATAGCAGTGAAAAGGCTTGACCATGCATGCCAAGGAGAGAAGCAATTTAGGTCCGAAGTGAGCTCAATTGGAATCATCCAACACATCAATCTAGTTAAACTGATCGGTTTCTGTTGTGAGGCTGGCAAGAGGCTGCTTGTTTATGAGCACATGGCAAATCGTTCTCTTGATCTCCAATTATTTCAGAGCAAAACTACAATAACTTGGAACATTAGGTACCAAATAGCCATTGGAATTGCTAGAGGACTAGCCTATTTACATGAAAACTGCCAAGATTGTATCATACACTGTGATATTAAACCAGAAAACATCCTTCTCGATGCTTCATTCATTCCAAAAATTGCAGACTTTGGGATGGCAAAGCTTTTGGGAAGGGATTTTAGCCGAGTTTTGACTACGGTGAGAGGAACCGTAGGTTACCTTGCACCTGAATGGATTAGTGGTGTTCCTATTACAACAAAAGTCGATGTTTACAGCTATGGGATGGTCTTGCTAGAAATAATATCAGGAAAGAGGAACGCACGTACCTCATGTTCTTGTGGCGGTGATCATGATGTTTATTTTCCGGTGCTTGTAGCCCGTAAGCTTCTTGATGGAGATATGGGTGGTTTGGTTGATTATAGATTAGATGATGAGATTGACATCAAGGAGGCTGAAATAGCTTGCAAGGTAGCGTGTTGGTGCATTCAAGATAATGAGTTTAATCGACCAACAATGGGAGGAGTGGTTCAGATTCTCGAGGGTCTAGTTGAAATCAACATGCCCCCAATGCCAAGGCTCCTCGAAGCAATTGCTGCTGGAAGCTCAAATCCGACATGTTCCTCAGCTTCTTTTGTATCAAATATTTCAGTTCAACAATCCTTTTAA
- the LOC127772149 gene encoding G-type lectin S-receptor-like serine/threonine-protein kinase At2g19130, giving the protein MALPITVLFLLFTLHIPASCKVTDTISAGETLAGNDRLVSSNGKFALGFFPTSSKSSHNASNWYLGIWFNQVPKLTPAWVANGDEPVTGPTSPEATISGDGNLVILDQATKSIIWSTQADITANTTMVKLLDNGNLVLQNTSNSSVVLWQSFDYPTNTHLAGAKLGRNKVTGLNRRLVSRKNSVDPASGMYSYELTDNNGSARFILAALNSSIPYWSSGEWNGHYFGSIPEMTGQRLIDFTFVNNDEEVYFTYTLLDNATIMRFMLDISGQTKIFLWVEHVQDWVPIYTNPKQCDVYGICGAFTACEESKLPICKCMKGFSVRSPNDWELDDRTGGCVRNTPLDCGINRNTSMQDRFHPMPCVGLPSNGQIIEDVTSAGGCAQVCLSNCTCTAYYYGNTGCSVWNDELINVKQLKCGDIANTDGATLYLRLAAKEVQSIKSSGRSIIIGVAVTASVASFALALFLIAKIPRNKSWLLGHRRKNFHSGSGVIAFRHADLQHATKNFSDKLGAGGFGSVFKGLLNESTVIAVKRLDGARQGEKQFRAEVGSIGIIQHINLVKLIGFCCEGDRRLLVYEHMPNLSLDTHLFHSDATVLKWSIRYQIALGVARGLAYLHDSCQDCIIHCDIKPENILLDASFVPKIADFGMAKFLGREFTQVLTTMRGTIGYLAPEWISGTVITSKVDVYSYGMVLLEIISGTRNSSKEFATRDDYEYFPVLVAHKLLDGDAGSLVDQNLHGDVDLEQVERAFRVACWCIQDNELDRPTMSEVVQYLEGLLEVGIPPVPRLLQAIAGNPYSK; this is encoded by the exons ATGGCTCTTCCCATCACTGTCCTGTTCCTCCTCTTCACACTGCACATTCCTGCATCCTGCAAGGTGACAGACACCATCTCAGCTGGGGAGACACTCGCCGGCAACGACAGGCTTGTCTCCAGCAACGGCAAGTTTGCGCTTGGCTTCTTCCCAACCAGCAGTAAGTCCTCCCACAATGCTTCAAACTGGTACCTGGGCATATGGTTCAACCAGGTGCCAAAGCTCACTCCAGCATGGGTTGCCAATGGAGATGAGCCTGTCACCGGCCCCACTTCACCGGAGGCCACAATCTCCGGTGACGGAAACCTTGTCATCTTAGATCAGGCCACAAAGTCCATCATCTGGTCAACCCAAGCTGACATCACAGCAAACACAACAATGGTCAAGCTATTGGATAATGGCAACCTTGTCCTGCAGAACACCTCAAATTCTTCGGTTGTCTTGTGGCAAAGCTTTGACTACCCAACAAATACCCATCTCGCCGGTGCAAAGCTAGGCCGGAACAAGGTCACTGGCTTAAACCGCCGTCTTGTTTCCAGGAAAAACTCTGTAGACCCAGCTTCTGGCATGTACAGTTACGAGCTAACTGACAACAATGGTTCTGCCAGGTTCATCCTTGCAGCTCTCAACTCCTCTATACCATACTGGTCTAGTGGAGAATGGAACGGACATTACTTTGGTTCCATACCAGAGATGACAGGTCAACGCTTAATTGATTTTACTTTTGTCAACAATGATGAAGAAGTGTACTTCACATATACCTTACTAGATAACGCAACGATCATGCGTTTTATGCTGGACATCTCTGGTCAGACCAAGATATTTTTGTGGGTGGAGCATGTGCAAGATTGGGTACCAATCTACACCAACCCAAAGCAGTGTGATGTGTATGGCATCTGTGGAGCTTTCACAGCCTGCGAAGAGAGCAAGCTTCCTATCTGCAAGTGTATGAAGGGCTTCTCTGTACGATCACCCAATGACTGGGAGCTAGATGATCGAACAGGCGGCTGTGTGAGAAATACTCCATTAGACTGTGGTATAAACAGAAACACCAGTATGCAAGACAGGTTCCACCCTATGCCGTGTGTTGGATTACCCAGTAATGGCCAAATCATAGAAGATGTTACAAGTGCAGGTGGATGTGCACAAGTTTGCCTGAGCAACTGCACTTGCACAGCATATTACTATGGTAATACTGGATGCTCTGTTTGGAATGATGAATTGATTAATGTGAAACAGCTAAAATGCGGTGATATTGCTAATACTGATGGAGCAACTCTTTACCTTCGCCTTGCTGCCAAAGAGGTGCAAAGTATAAAAAGCAGTGGACGATCAATAATCATTGGCGTTGCCGTCACTGCAAGTGTTGCTTCCTTTGCTTTGGCACTCTTCTTGATAGCGAAGATCCCAAGGAACAAGAGTTGGCTGCTTGGTCACAGAAGAAAGAATTTTCATAGTGGTAGTGGAGTTATTGCATTTAGACATGCTGATCTGCAACATGCAACAAAAAACTTTTCAGATAAGCTAGGGGCAGGTGGTTTTGGCTCAGTATTCAAAGGGCTTCTTAATGAGTCTACTGTCATAGCAGTAAAAAGGCTTGATGGTGCTCGTCAAGGAGAGAAGCAATTCAGAGCTGAAGTAGGATCAATTGGAATCATCCAACACATCAATTTAGTTAAACTAATTGGTTTCTGTTGTGAGGGTGATAGAAGATTGCTTGTCTATGAACACATGCCAAACCTCTCTCTTGATACCCATTTATTTCACAGTGACGCTACAGTCTTGAAATGGAGCATAAGGTATCAAATTGCTCTTGGAGTTGCTAGAGGACTAGCTTACCTTCATGATAGTTGCCAGGATTGCATTATACACTGTGACATTAAACCAGAGAACATACTTCTTGATGCATCATTTGTTCCAAAAATCGCAGATTTTGGGATGGCAAAGTTTCTGGGAAGGGAGTTTACTCAAGTTCTCACTACAATGCGAGGAACTATAGGGTATCTTGCACCTGAGTGGATTAGTGGTACAGTTATTACATCAAAGGTTGATGTCTACAGCTATGGAATGGTTTTGCTGGAAATCATCTCAGGAACGAGGAACTCAAGCAAAGAATTTGCAACTCGTGATGACTATGAATATTTCCCTGTGTTAGTGGCACATAAGCTGCTGGATGGTGATGCTGGGAGTTTGGTGGACCAAAATTTACATGGTGATGTTGATTTGGAGCAGGTAGAAAGAGCTTTCAGGGTTGCATGCTGGTGTATTCAAGATAATGAGCTTGATCGACCAACAATGAGTGAAGTTGTTCAATATCTCGAAGGTCTTCTTGAAGTTGGCATACCCCCAGTGCCACGACTACTTCAAGCTATTGCAGGCAACCCATACTCAAA GTAG
- the LOC127770020 gene encoding G-type lectin S-receptor-like serine/threonine-protein kinase At2g19130, with product MALLIFILLLFSQCIPASSATTDTISAGQTLAKDDKLVSKNGRYAFGFFNTDTKASGKTNKWYLGIWFNQVPKLTPAWVANRDKPIDDPTLLELTIFRDGNLAILNRSTKVILWSTQANITTNNTIVILLNSGNLILTNPSNSSEVFWESFDYPTDTFFPGAKLGWNKITGLNRRIVSKKNLVDPATGMYCEELDPTGVNQVLLALVNSSTPYWSSGAWNGEYLSSIPEMASHNFFIPSFVNNDQEKYFTYNLAKENIISRQILDVGGQSKTFLWLEGSKDWVMVNAQPKAQCDVYAICGPFTVCTDNELPNCNCIKGFTITSLEDWALEDRTGGCSRNTPIDCISNKTITRSSDKFYSMPCVRLPPNAQNVGSVDSSSECAQVCLNNCSCTAYSFSNGGCSVWHNELLNIRKNQCTGNSNTDGETFHIRLAAQELYSQDVNKRGMVIGVLSACFALFGLLLVILLLVKWRNKTKLSGGTRKDYQFCNGIIPFGYIDLQRATNNFTEKLGGGSFGSVFKGFLSDSTVVAVKRLDHACQGEKQFRAEVSSIGIIQHINLVKLIGFCCEGGRRLLVYEHMPNRSLDHQLFQTNTTLTWNIRYEIAIGIARGLAYLHENCQDCIIHCDIKPENILLDDSFSPKIADFGMAKLLGRDFSRVLTTTRGTAGYLAPEWISGVPITTKVDVYSYGMVLLEIISGKRNSYASCPCGGNHDVYFPVLVACKLLDGDMGGLVDYRLHGGIDKKEAEKAFKVACWCIQDDEFR from the coding sequence ATGGCTCTCCTCATTTTCATATTACTACTGTTCTCCCAATGCATCCCAGCAAGTTCTGCCACGACGGACACCATCTCAGCTGGCCAAACGTTGGCCAAAGATGACAAGCTCGTCTCGAAAAATGGCAGGTATGCATTTGGCTTCTTCAACACAGATACAAAAGCATCTGGGAAAACTAACAAGTGGTACTTAGGAATATGGTTCAATCAGGTTCCCAAGCTAACTCCTGCTTGGGTTGCAAATAGGGATAAGCCAATTGATGATCCCACATTATTGGAGCTAACGATCTTTCGTGATGGAAATCTCGCCATCTTAAACCGCTCAACCAAGGTCATCCTTTGGTCTACCCAAGCTAACATCACCACAAACAACACCATTGTTATTCTCTTGAATAGTGGAAATCTCATCCTAACAAACCCCTCAAACTCTTCAGAAGTTTTCTGGGAGAGCTTTGACTACCCCACAGATACATTTTTCCCCGGGGCAAAGCTTGGATGGAACAAGATCACTGGCCTAAACCGTCGTATTGTTTCTAAGAAAAACTTAGTAGACCCAGCTACCGGTATGTATTGCGAAGAGTTAGACCCTACTGGTGTTAATCAGGTCTTGCTTGCACTAGTGAATTCCTCCACGCCATATTGGTCTAGTGGAGCATGGAATGGCGAGTACTTATCCTCAATCCCAGAGATGGCAAGccataattttttcattccaTCATTTGTGAACAATGACCAAGAGAAGTACTTTACATATAATTTGGCAAAGGAGAATATTATTAGCCGTCAAATATTGGATGTTGGAGGTCAATCAAAGACGTTTCTTTGGCTAGAGGGATCAAAAGATTGGGTAATGGTCAATGCCCAACCTAAAGCTCAATGTGATGTCTATGCAATTTGTGGGCCTTTCACAGTTTGCACCGATAACGAGCTTCCAAATTGCAATTGTATAAAGGGCTTCACCATAACATCGCTCGAGGATTGGGCACTAGAAGATCGAACAGGTGGATGCTCAAGAAATACTCCAATAGACTGCATCAGCAACAAAACCATAACCCGCTCATCAGATAAGTTCTATTCTATGCCTTGTGTTAGATTGCCCCCAAACGCCCAGAATGTAGGAAGTGTTGACAGTTCAAGTGAGTGTGCACAAGTTTGCTTGAATAATTGCTCCTGCACTGCTTACTCCTTCAGCAATGGTGGATGCTCTGTTTGGCACAATGAATTGCTTAACATAAGAAAAAATCAATGTACTGGCAATAGCAATACAGATGGAGAAACCTTTCACATTCGTCTTGCTGCACAAGAATTGTATAGTCAAGATGTAAATAAAAGAGGAATGGTTATTGGTGTTCTTTCTGCATGTTTTGCTTTATTTGGTTTGCTGCTAGTTATCCTACTACTCGTGAAATGGAGGAATAAAACAAAGCTATCAGGTGGCACAAGGAAGGATTATCAGTTCTGCAATGGGATCATTCCATTTGGATACATTGATTTGCAACGTGCAACTAACAATTTCACGGAGAAGCTTGGGGGAGGTAGCTTTGGTTCTGTATTCAAAGGGTTTCTAAGTGATTCCACAGTTGTAGCAGTGAAAAGGCTTGACCATGCATGCCAAGGAGAGAAGCAATTTAGGGCCGAAGTGAGCTCAATTGGAATCATCCAACACATCAATTTAGTTAAACTAATTGGTTTCTGTTGTGAGGGTGGCAGGAGGTTGCTTGTTTATGAACACATGCCAAATCGTTCTCTTGATCACCAACTATTTCAGACTAATACTACACTTACCTGGAATATTAGGTATGAAATAGCCATCGGAATTGCTAGAGGATTGGCCTACTTACATGAAAACTGTCAGGACTGTATCATACACTGTGATATTAAACCAGAAAACATCCTTCTCGATGATTCATTCAGTCCAAAAATTGCAGATTTTGGGATGGCAAAGCTTTTGGGAAGGGATTTTAGCCGAGTTTTAACTACAACTAGAGGAACTGCGGGTTACCTTGCACCTGAATGGATTAGTGGTGTTCCTATTACAACAAAAGTCGATGTTTACAGCTATGGGATGGTCTTGCTAGAAATAATATCAGGAAAGAGGAACTCATATGCCTCATGTCCTTGTGGTGGTAACCATGACGTATATTTCCCGGTGCTTGTGGCGTGTAAGCTTCTTGATGGAGATATGGGTGGTTTGGTTGATTACAGATTACATGGTGGCATCGACAAGAAGGAAGCTGAAAAGGCTTTCAAGGTTGCATGTTGGTGCATTCAAGACGATGAGTTTAGGTGA
- the LOC127769998 gene encoding G-type lectin S-receptor-like serine/threonine-protein kinase At2g19130, whose amino-acid sequence MKAELNSDRPQLLTMALLIFVVLLFALSIPASSATIDTISIGTALAKNDKLVSENRRYALGFFETQRKASQKTSKWYLGIWFNQVPKLTPAWVANRDKPIDDPTSVELTIFHDGNLAILNQSTKSIVWSTQANITANNTVATLLNSGNLILTNLSNSSEVFWQSFDYPTDTFFPGAKLGWDKVTGLNRQIISWKNSIDPATGSYCKELDPSGVDQYLLLPLNSSIPYWSTGAWNGDYFSSIPEMKSHTIFNSSFVDNDQEKYFRYDLLDERTVSRQILDIGGQEKMFLWLQDSKDWTMIYAQPKAQCDVYAICGPFTVCIDNELPHCNCIKGFIVTSLEDWELEDRTYGCSRNTPIDCINNKTTTHSTDMFYSMPCVRLPPNAHNVESVKSSSECMQVCLTNCSCTAYSFSNGGCSIWHNELLNIRKDQCSENSNTDGEALYLRLAAKEFYSAGVDSRGMVIGLAIFASFALLCLLPLILLLVRRSKTKFSGDRLKDSQFCNGIISFEYIDLQRATTNFMERLGGGSFGSVFRGSLSDSTTIAVKRLDHACQIPQGDKQFRAEVSSIGTIQHINLVKLIGFCCEGGRRLLVYEHMSNRSLDLQLFQSNTTISWNTRYQIAIGIARGLSYLHESCQDCIIHCDIKPENILLDDLFIPKIADFGMAKLLGRDFSRVLTTVRGTAGYLAPEWISGVPITPKVDVYSYGMVLLEIISGRRNSYTSSPCVGDHDDYFPVLVVRKLLDGDICGLVDYRLHGDINIKEAETACKVACWCIQDNEFNRPTMGEVVHILEGLVEIDIPPMPRLLEAIVAGSSNPTCTSSSFFGSIRESL is encoded by the coding sequence ATGAAAGCAGAACTGAATAGTGATCGCCCACAGTTGCTCACCATGGCTCTTCTCATTTTTGTAGTACTACTATTCGCCTTAAGCATCCCAGCAAGTTCTGCCACGATCGACACCATCTCAATTGGCACGGCGTTGGCCAAAAACGATAAGCTTGTCTCAGAAAATCGCAGGTACGCACTTGGCTTCTTTGAGACACAAAGAAAAGCATCTCAGAAAACTAGCAAGTGGTACTTAGGAATTTGGTTCAACCAGGTTCCCAAGCTAACTCCTGCATGGGTTGCAAATAGGGATAAGCCAATTGATGATCCCACATCAGTGGAGCTAACAATCTTCCATGATGGAAATCTTGCCATCTTAAACCAGTCAACAAAGTCCATCGTTTGGTCTACACAAGCTAATATCACTGCCAACAACACCGTTGCTACGCTATTGAATAGTGGAAATCTCATCCTAACAAACTTGTCAAACTCTTCAGAAGTTTTCTGGCAGAGCTTTGACTACCCCACAGATACATTTTTTCCTGGGGCAAAGCTTGGATGGGACAAGGTCACAGGCCTTAACCGTCAGATTATTTCTTGGAAAAACTCAATTGACCCAGCTACCGGTTCCTATTGCAAAGAGTTAGACCCTTCTGGTGTTGATCAGTACTTGCTTTTGCCATTGAATTCCTCCATACCGTATTGGTCTACCGGTGCATGGAACGGCGATTACTTCTCCTCAATCCCGGAGATGAAAAGCCATACTATTTTTAATTCATCATTTGTTGATAATGATCAAGAGAAGTACTTTAGATATGATTTGCTAGATGAAAGGACTGTTAGTCGTCAGATATTAGACATCGGAGGTCAGGAAAAGATGTTCCTTTGGCTTCAGGACTCAAAAGATTGGACAATGATCTATGCCCAACCTAAAGCTCAGTGTGATGTCTATGCAATTTGTGGGCCTTTCACAGTCTGCATCGATAATGAGCTTCCACATTGCAACTGTATAAAGGGCTTCATCGTAACATCACTCGAGGATTGGGAACTGGAAGATCGAACATATGGATGCTCAAGAAATACTCCAATAGATTGCATTAACAACAAAACCACAACACATTCAACTGATATGTTCTATTCTATGCCATGCGTTAGATTGCCCCCAAATGCCCATAATGTGGAAAGTGTAAAAAGTTCAAGTGAGTGCATGCAAGTTTGCTTAACTAATTGCTCTTGCACTGCTTATTCATTCAGCAATGGTGGATGCTCTATTTGGCACAATGAATTGCTTAACATAAGAAAAGATCAATGTAGTGAAAATAGCAATACGGATGGAGAAGCTCTTTACCTACGGCTAGCTGCAAAAGAATTTTATAGTGCAGGCGTTGATAGTAGAGGAATGGTTATTGGACTTGCTATTTTTGCAAGTTTTGCTTTATTATGTTTGCTACCACTAATCCTACTACTGGTGAGACGGAGTAAAACTAAGTTCTCAGGTGACAGATTGAAAGATTCCCAGTTTTGCAATGGAATTATTTCATTTGAATACATTGATTTGCAACGTGCAACTACAAATTTCATGGAGAGACTTGGAGGAGGTAGCTTTGGTTCTGTATTTAGGGGGTCTCTAAGTGATTCCACAACAATAGCAGTGAAAAGGCTTGACCATGCATGCCAAATTCCACAAGGAGATAAGCAGTTTAGGGCTGAAGTGAGCTCAATTGGAACCATTCAACACATCAATTTAGTTAAATTGATCGGCTTCTGTTGTGAGGGTGGCAGAAGATTGCTTGTTTATGAGCACATGTCAAATCGTTCTCTCGATCTCCAATTATTTCAGAGCAATACTACAATATCCTGGAATACTAGGTATCAAATAGCCATTGGAATTGCTAGAGGATTGTCTTACTTACACGAAAGCTGTCAAGATTGTATCATACATTGTGATATTAAACCAGAAAACATCCTTCTAGATGATTTATTCATTCCAAAAATTGCTGATTTTGGTATGGCAAAGCTTTTGGGAAGGGATTTTAGCCGAGTTTTGACAACGGTGAGAGGAACTGCAGGTTACCTTGCACCTGAATGGATTAGTGGTGTTCCTATAACACCAAAAGTCGATGTTTATAGCTATGGGATGGTCTTGCTAGAAATAATATCAGGAAGAAGGAACTCATATACCTCATCTCCTTGTGTTGGTGACCATGATGATTATTTTCCAGTGCTTGTGGTCCGTAAGCTTCTTGATGGAGATATATGTGGTTTGGTTGATTATAGATTACATGGTGACATCAACATAAAAGAGGCCGAAACAGCTTGCAAGGTTGCGTGTTGGTGCATTCAGGATAATGAGTTTAATCGACCAACAATGGGTGAAGTGGTTCATATTCTCGAGGGTCTAGTTGAAATTGACATACCCCCGATGCCGAGGCTACTTGAAGCAATTGTAGCTGGAAGCTCAAATCCAACATGTACCTCATCTAGTTTTTTCGGATCAATTCGAGAATCCTTGTAA